A portion of the Paenibacillus marchantiae genome contains these proteins:
- a CDS encoding IS30 family transposase: MSYTHLSIIERSKLEILHQQGKSSRAIAKELGRHPSTVGRELERVASVDIYQAEQAQNAYQDRRKASVSTGKWCDTLAASLEEKLQATWSPEQISERFRTEGLSTVSFKTIYRWIYEGRLVRGELQVLRHKGKRQKPAEIRGKFTIGRTISTRPKAVRSRQTFGHWELDTVVSGRGKSKGCVATLIERKTRLYTAILMPDRTALPMEITLGVAISQYPKGTFLTATADRGKEFACYANLESTHDMQVYFADPYSSWQRGSNENGNGLLREFLPKGTDFAKVQDEDLAHSLDLINHRPRKCLSWRTAHESFTEELSHLA, encoded by the coding sequence ATGAGCTACACACATCTTAGCATAATCGAACGCAGCAAGCTAGAAATCCTCCACCAGCAGGGCAAGAGCTCACGAGCCATCGCAAAAGAACTGGGACGGCATCCTTCAACCGTTGGTCGTGAGTTAGAGCGGGTAGCTTCTGTGGATATTTATCAAGCGGAACAAGCTCAAAACGCTTATCAGGATCGTCGTAAGGCTTCGGTATCCACAGGTAAATGGTGTGACACCTTGGCTGCTTCCCTAGAGGAAAAGCTTCAGGCTACATGGTCTCCTGAACAAATCAGTGAACGTTTTCGCACCGAGGGTCTGTCCACCGTTTCGTTTAAGACCATCTACCGCTGGATCTACGAGGGACGACTGGTTCGAGGTGAATTACAGGTCCTTCGGCACAAAGGTAAACGTCAGAAACCTGCAGAAATACGTGGTAAATTCACCATAGGCCGCACGATTTCAACTCGACCGAAAGCAGTTCGTTCTCGTCAAACGTTTGGACACTGGGAGCTAGATACCGTGGTATCTGGTCGGGGGAAGAGCAAAGGATGCGTAGCTACACTCATTGAACGGAAGACACGCCTGTATACCGCCATTCTCATGCCAGATCGTACCGCCTTGCCCATGGAAATTACACTCGGTGTAGCCATCTCCCAGTACCCTAAAGGCACCTTTCTTACAGCCACGGCGGACAGGGGTAAGGAGTTTGCTTGCTATGCGAACCTAGAGAGTACACATGACATGCAGGTCTATTTTGCTGATCCCTACTCCTCCTGGCAACGCGGTTCCAATGAAAATGGGAATGGATTACTGCGAGAGTTCCTCCCCAAGGGCACCGATTTCGCTAAAGTACAGGACGAAGATCTCGCCCATTCACTCGATCTAATCAATCATAGACCACGAAAATGTTTGAGCTGGAGAACCGCTCACGAATCTTTCACAGAGGAACTGTCGCACTTGGCTTGA